A genomic window from Candidatus Deferrimicrobium borealis includes:
- a CDS encoding sigma-54 dependent transcriptional regulator: MADRILIVDDESSLRDALARILTAEGYEVRQAGDGKEALGILGDSTFDFLLCDLRMPVMGGLDLLREVTARGIPGTVIMMSAFGTVETAVEAMKLGAYDYVSKPFMSDEILLTLRKAAERERLRTENAFLRSEIEKTARPEEILYASRPMEEVVRTAGKVKDYDATALVTGESGTGKELVARLLHFGGRRKGKPFVAVNCGAIPETLLESELFGHRRGAFTEARSDRAGLIEEAGGGTLFLDEIGELPLPLQTKLLRFLQEGEIRRLGDTETRKVNVRLVAATARDLEREVAGGRFREDLFYRLNVIRIHVPPLRERRDDIPLLAKHFLSHYCGKYGKREMLLSTDALAAMTAHEWRGNVRELRNLMERCALLATGPEVTRAGLLAVWKGSGSHDGGETGPAFEIRVPVSPERPDLKAAVRELERRLIRIALERTGGSRPKAAELLGISHPTLLYKAKEFGIEGG; encoded by the coding sequence ATGGCTGACCGGATCCTGATCGTGGACGACGAGTCGTCGCTGCGGGACGCGCTGGCGAGAATCCTGACCGCGGAAGGGTACGAGGTCCGCCAGGCGGGGGACGGGAAGGAGGCGCTCGGGATCCTCGGCGATTCGACGTTCGACTTCCTCCTGTGCGACCTGCGGATGCCCGTGATGGGCGGTCTCGACCTCCTGCGGGAGGTCACCGCTCGCGGGATCCCCGGGACCGTCATCATGATGTCGGCGTTCGGCACCGTGGAAACCGCCGTCGAGGCGATGAAACTGGGCGCCTATGACTACGTTTCGAAGCCGTTCATGAGCGACGAGATCCTTCTCACCCTCCGGAAAGCGGCGGAGCGGGAGCGGCTGCGTACCGAGAACGCCTTCCTGCGGAGCGAGATCGAGAAGACCGCCCGCCCGGAGGAGATCCTCTACGCCTCCCGCCCGATGGAAGAGGTTGTCCGGACGGCGGGGAAGGTGAAGGATTACGACGCCACGGCGCTGGTCACGGGGGAGAGCGGGACCGGGAAGGAGCTTGTGGCGCGCCTTCTCCACTTCGGGGGGCGCAGGAAGGGGAAGCCGTTCGTCGCCGTGAACTGCGGCGCGATCCCGGAAACGCTTCTCGAGAGCGAGCTCTTCGGCCATCGCCGTGGAGCCTTCACCGAGGCGAGATCCGATCGGGCCGGCCTGATCGAGGAGGCCGGCGGCGGCACGCTCTTCCTCGACGAGATCGGGGAACTCCCCCTTCCGCTGCAGACGAAGCTGCTTCGTTTTTTACAAGAGGGGGAGATCCGCCGCCTCGGCGACACGGAGACGCGGAAGGTCAACGTGCGCCTGGTGGCCGCGACGGCGCGCGACCTCGAGCGCGAGGTGGCCGGGGGACGGTTCCGCGAGGACCTCTTCTATCGGCTCAACGTGATCCGGATCCATGTCCCTCCCCTGAGGGAGCGCCGCGACGATATTCCGCTCCTGGCGAAGCACTTCCTGTCCCACTATTGCGGGAAATACGGGAAACGTGAAATGCTTCTGTCGACGGACGCTCTCGCTGCGATGACGGCCCACGAGTGGCGGGGGAACGTCCGCGAGCTCCGCAACCTGATGGAGCGATGCGCCCTTCTGGCGACGGGCCCCGAGGTTACCCGCGCCGGGTTGCTCGCGGTGTGGAAGGGAAGCGGTTCCCACGACGGGGGGGAGACCGGACCGGCCTTCGAAATCCGGGTCCCCGTCTCCCCCGAACGGCCGGATCTCAAGGCGGCGGTCCGGGAGCTCGAGCGCCGGCTGATCCGGATCGCCCTCGAGCGGACAGGGGGAAGCCGGCCCAAGGCGGCGGAACTGCTCGGGATCAGCCACCCGACGCTGCTGTACAAGGCGAAGGAGTTCGGGATCGAGGGAGGATAA
- a CDS encoding ATP-binding protein, whose translation MGLLSRPLSIRAGVVLQLALVATASLALLAVFALKVIEVTMQRRHVEAGISVAGVVRRAVEKEIAENPVSSNLSAGMFLRSLSPYVNEVVLLPEPPPEGRPKVIPVGGKAFPFLPVYSTVDVFLPFGPLSAPVASVTSPVPRGIRVRFHSPGIAAEVGTFVNVTLLLAAIDIAVIVLFGGIFLDRTVISPVRKLASAAEKVAAGDYSLRVEGVEGSEVGHLAASFNRMVDGILEAQERLRRSEKETFRSEKLATVGRLAAGVAHEVGNPLMAIRGYAEHLLKHHPTVAESKECLGKVVEETKKIENIVRGLLSVASPGDGREGATDVDAVVHETVEMLSYRNLFRDVEVRLELGETPRVAILEDRFRQVLLNLVINAVDAMKGRGKVTVRTWVMEGWSPGRRSPLRRRGTDPPEMDGTSLRAAGAGTGRGVALAVTDTGGGIPAGDLPLLFDPFFTTKEPGKGTGLGLSVSRTIVEGAGGEIRAESEEGVGATFLVVLPSARGTAGSGGEKRNHG comes from the coding sequence ATGGGCCTGCTGAGCCGCCCGCTCTCGATCCGCGCCGGCGTCGTGCTGCAGCTCGCGCTGGTGGCCACCGCTTCCCTTGCACTCCTCGCCGTCTTCGCGCTGAAAGTGATCGAGGTCACCATGCAGCGCCGCCACGTGGAAGCCGGCATCTCCGTCGCCGGGGTCGTCCGAAGGGCGGTGGAAAAGGAGATTGCGGAGAACCCGGTGTCTTCGAACCTCTCCGCCGGGATGTTCCTCCGGTCCCTCTCCCCTTACGTCAACGAGGTCGTCCTGCTGCCGGAACCGCCGCCCGAGGGTCGCCCCAAGGTCATCCCCGTGGGGGGGAAGGCGTTTCCGTTCCTCCCGGTGTATTCCACCGTCGACGTATTCCTCCCGTTCGGCCCGCTCTCCGCGCCGGTGGCATCCGTCACCTCGCCGGTCCCGCGCGGCATCCGGGTCCGCTTTCATTCCCCCGGGATCGCCGCCGAGGTCGGGACCTTTGTGAACGTCACGCTGCTGCTGGCCGCGATCGACATCGCCGTCATCGTCCTCTTCGGGGGGATCTTTCTCGACCGGACCGTGATCTCCCCCGTCCGCAAGCTCGCGTCCGCGGCCGAGAAGGTGGCGGCGGGGGATTACTCGCTGCGCGTTGAAGGGGTCGAAGGGAGCGAGGTAGGGCACCTCGCCGCCTCCTTCAACCGGATGGTCGATGGGATCCTCGAGGCGCAGGAACGCCTGCGCCGTTCCGAGAAAGAGACGTTCCGGTCCGAGAAGCTGGCGACCGTGGGGCGGCTCGCGGCCGGGGTCGCCCACGAAGTGGGGAACCCGCTGATGGCGATCCGCGGGTACGCGGAGCACCTGCTGAAGCATCACCCGACCGTCGCGGAGTCGAAGGAGTGTCTCGGCAAGGTCGTCGAGGAGACGAAGAAGATCGAGAACATCGTCCGGGGGCTCCTCTCCGTGGCGTCTCCCGGGGATGGGAGAGAAGGGGCGACGGACGTGGACGCCGTGGTTCATGAGACGGTCGAGATGCTCTCGTACCGGAACCTGTTCCGCGACGTGGAGGTTCGGTTGGAGCTCGGGGAAACGCCCCGGGTGGCGATCCTCGAGGACCGGTTCCGCCAGGTGCTGTTGAACCTCGTCATCAATGCGGTGGACGCGATGAAAGGCCGCGGAAAGGTGACCGTGCGGACGTGGGTGATGGAGGGGTGGAGCCCGGGGCGGCGATCCCCCCTGCGCCGGCGGGGGACGGACCCCCCTGAGATGGACGGCACGTCGCTGCGCGCGGCCGGGGCAGGAACGGGAAGGGGCGTCGCGCTTGCCGTGACCGACACGGGAGGCGGGATCCCGGCGGGCGATCTCCCGCTCCTCTTCGATCCCTTCTTCACGACCAAGGAGCCGGGCAAGGGGACCGGACTTGGCCTCTCCGTTTCCAGGACGATCGTCGAGGGTGCGGGAGGGGAGATCCGCGCGGAGAGCGAGGAGGGGGTTGGAGCGACATTCCTTGTTGTGCTGCCTTCCGCACGCGGGACGGCGGGGAGCGGGGGAGAAAAGAGAAACCATGGCTGA
- a CDS encoding prepilin-type N-terminal cleavage/methylation domain-containing protein, with protein sequence MIRFPRTSPRTAHADHRNARRGFTLIEITIVLLLIGILATLAVSTYRNMVNKARMTQAKTVLGHLTKTEATYFSDHDRYTDNVTLLDFDPVKYPYYNVSVILDNDARNYLGIATGVGVMQGDWWTITKDGQPTQADNSVFR encoded by the coding sequence ATGATCCGGTTCCCGAGGACCTCCCCGCGGACCGCACACGCGGATCATCGCAACGCCAGGCGAGGGTTCACGCTGATCGAGATCACGATCGTCCTCTTGCTTATCGGTATCCTGGCGACCCTTGCGGTTTCCACCTATCGGAATATGGTCAACAAGGCGCGGATGACGCAGGCAAAGACGGTGCTCGGCCACCTCACCAAGACGGAGGCCACCTACTTCAGCGACCACGACCGGTACACGGACAACGTCACTCTGCTCGACTTCGACCCGGTGAAGTACCCCTACTACAACGTCTCGGTAATCCTCGACAACGATGCGAGGAATTATCTGGGGATCGCAACGGGGGTCGGCGTCATGCAGGGGGACTGGTGGACGATCACGAAAGACGGGCAGCCGACTCAGGCCGACAACTCCGTGTTCAGATGA